Proteins from one Penicillium digitatum chromosome 2, complete sequence genomic window:
- a CDS encoding reverse transcriptase: protein MQGTQQDVPQGPSSNITLSRAELHEILDDALTRARTREVDNVRAIVDEVIRARRDDIRGPPGRDGQDAPHSTAHWKTDEGYFTPDPTSDVHVRTLRGTTYYTNVYAFINQLKALIPLKSEEVVRANLPSCLREAAARWYSAELSDEERQDLSVRSLQLGWFATLERRFKPRATEAIVKVMAPSSVYSWRDVRAGRSVTEWAQNMLRDTQAAEITGTTTVLRLVWTRLEPALQRDIREPSPATTISQFMADLDLRYGQWYEMSQRARPMQRQTQPQSVRYQGQQRQPQYNPRNAGYAYGRGEQAYQLPFRPRDTQTDNRQLMWNSIPNVQRQSQQRFPRNAYQPPSNVPQTQAQRTSYVPPQRQQPQGAYQPRQQQPQGQTNQAGQLLLSDKPWNQAGYSNTGYVARQPRARPAAAYQAEPQEVAPPDESLPAFYDGQHFYDPHTDAYYVDEEHNSYAEYPEEDPQAYWQAPPFQDNEDNEDDHDQPCYSVTEDLTPTTTYPKPDCTNGPVNLVHVATISRGQNKVACRFIMNNNPTAYALIYQTKAKKDLAYARLQDLDGFRERICDTANDFPSTAFPDNRPYDQTWQTVPEPSFDGQAFTYGRPFPNQDPPAQHAAKLKLIPWEDMYEILDSFGNPTARQRRRARREKEREENITSDAHIPSWGRVAIAKPRSGPLQNTDLRFRISQIDGAPDLVGPVISLLLAVEALWQYVGTSTNLTRITSLDHAGLIDFRARFVEGDPRVVRAMREGLGTSLNAVRDAIAFAEGLMLVDRCFETMKDETIKAEVGAIATLVRPPPQTPLSPHDQLAMDF, encoded by the coding sequence ATGCAGGGCACACAGCAGGACGTCCCGCAGGGACCTTCGTCCAACATCACCCTGTCGAGGGCTGAACTGCATGAAATCCTTGATGACGCGCTTACTCGAGCTCGTACACGCGAGGTCGACAACGTTCGAGCAATAGTTGACGAAGTCATCAGGGCGCGTCGTGACGATATCCGCGGGCCACCGGGTCGAGACGGACAGGATGCACCACATAGCACCGCGCACTGGAAGACGGACGAAGGTTACTTCACACCTGACCCTACGTCAGACGTACATGTACGCACTCTTCGGGGAACCACGTACTACACGAATGTTTATGCCTTCATCAACCAGCTAaaggcattgatcccgttgaAATCTGAGGAAGTGGTCCGAGCGAACCTACCATCGTGCCTGCGGGAGGCAGCAGCTCGATGGTACAGCGCGGAGCTGTCAGACGAAGAGAGGCAGGATTTAAGTGTCCGCTCTCTGCAGTTGGGCTGGTTCGCTACCCTTGAAAGACGGTTCAAGCCGCGCGCCACAGAGGCGATCGTCAAAGTGATGGCACCGTCATCAGTCTACTCCTGGCGGGACGTACGCGCAGGGCGCAGTGTTACAGAATGGGCCCAAAACATGTTGCGAGACACCCAAGCAGCCGAGATAACAGGTACTACAACAGTGCTCCGCCTAGTGTGGACACGTCTTGAACCAGCACTTCAGCGTGACATACGGGAACCCAGCCCAGCTACCACGATCTCGCAGTTCATGGCAGACTTAGATTTGCGTTATGGACAGTGGTATGAGATGTCGCAACGCGCCCGACCGATGCAGCGTCAGACGCAGCCCCAATCAGTTCGTTACCAAGGTCAGCAACGCCAGCCCCAGTATAATCCTCGTAACGCAGGTTACGCCTACGGTCGTGGAGAACAAGCATACCAGCTACCCTTCCGGCCACGGGACACACAAACTGACAATCGCCAGCTTATGTGGAATTCGATTCCCAACGTACAACGTCAATCACAGCAGCGGTTCCCTAGGAACGCTTACCAGCCACCGTCAAATGTTCCTCAAACCCAGGCTCAGCGTACGTCTTACGTACCGCCTCAGCGGCAACAACCACAAGGAGCCTACCAGCCGCGTCAGCAGCAGCCTCAGGGCCAGACCAACCAAGCCGGCCAGCTCTTGCTCTCTGACAAGCCGTGGAATCAAGCCGGTTACTCCAACACAGGCTACGTAGCGCGGCAGCCACGCGCTCGGCCAGCCGCAGCATACCAAGCGGAGCCACAGGAAGTTGCTCCTCCCGACGAGAGCTTGCCAGCGTTTTACGACGGCCAGCACTTCTATGACCCCCACACTGACGCGTATTACGTAGATGAGGAACACAACAGCTATGCGGAGTACCCTGAGGAGGATCCTCAAGCGTACTGGCAGGCCCCTCCTTTTCAGGACAACGAGGACAACGAGGACGACCATGACCAACCATGTTACTCCGTGACAGAGGATCTCACACCTACCACTACCTACCCAAAGCCCGACTGTACAAACGGGCCGGTTAACCTAGTCCATGTGGCCACTATCAGCCGCGGCCAAAATAAGGTGGCGTGCCGATTTATCATGAACAACAATCCGACGGCGTACGCCTTAATCTACCAGACTAAGGCAAAGAAAGACCTAGCATACGCCCGTCTGCAGGACCTCGACGGCTTCCGCGAACGTATCTGTGACACAGCTAACGACTTCCCCTCTACTGCCTTCCCCGATAACAGACCATACGACCAGACCTGGCAAACTGTTCCGGAGCCAAGCTTCGACGGTCAGGCTTTCACCTACGGAAGACCATTCCCAAACCAAGACCCCCCAGCACAGCACGCAGCCAAGCTCAAGCTTATCCCATGGGAAGACATGTACGAGATCCTCGACTCATTCGGCAACCCTACTGCTCGTCAACGACGACGCGCCCGCCGCgaaaaggagagagaggagaatATTACGTCTGATGCACACATCCCTTCTTGGGGACGGGTTGCTATCGCAAAACCCCGCTCTGGACCACTACAAAATACGGACCTCCGTTTTCGAATTAGCCAAATCGATGGCGCCCCCGACCTCGTCGGCCCAGTCATATCTCTGCTGTTAGCTGTCGAGGCACTATGGCAATACGTTGGTACTAGTACAAATCTTACGCGGATTACTTCCCTTGACCACGCTGGACTGATCGATTTCCGCGCCCGCTTCGTTGAAGGGGACCCGCGCGTGGTACGCGCGATGCGGGAAGGGCTCGGAACTTCCCTTAACGCCGTTCGTGATGCCATTGCTTTTGCTGAGGGCCTCATGCTTGTCGACCGATGCTTTGAAACTATGAAGGATGAGACAATTAAGGCGGAAGTGGGGGCAATTGCTACCTTGGTCCGGCCGCCACCACAGACGCCCCTTTCCCCGCACGACCAGCTTGCAATGGACTTTTAG
- a CDS encoding RNA polymerase II elongation factor ell1, whose product MSTDLNIPPTGLSLHLGDQSGDLSFKPNQIMRLNLVQSTLDDLIQSLRKDQPARVRLGKHPSLHYGGKSQTFHAYPETHRSEIYHSSSDKETLYFTGVLSHSLEVEKAQNATAATDQALADLEEKLNAHERGKESKKTHIISHPDELKALRGSKSGYKRPTTKVELEKDRFLKTAANRSLTASPVLGAPKSPSFAMTPTSAPTMENKDRVRLEALKVPFIHLLAVRAVSAKFLARQTRTTVEDCTALGEKFGVVNRINPEKYNLKDKVYKDLDVFGFNYTEEDRKEAIENSISAFDRMRISRSDKLWQTLLPKAERGKGKCLSRLNLRTGPPQKSAAPLAKANGEDSGKDIETDRAKGPASATKTISTAQKARDKDPIKRPAKPKNTNSTLTGRVTKKTGGKAPVKVDGKIKSAEFVHSSDEDDDTNLLETGPAAPAPKQQPKDHKRTPSNSKPPAPKIKAPVKPRTTETTSVPSAPVPKAKPEALKPKLEPSKALAKVTASKRPPSRPSTSPQKPSPLGSSPPANVLDATSSNRSRADIQSQSSGSSSSSPLISQLAKPSKVGRAAPAAARATKTTSQTNGITKNVSTTANPLKRKAESEQSSMPQAGRPTGNLEAKRRRAVSSSSGGSTGSASPSMSYEILRQQLREKSQKFKNFYAKYRNLYDSLAALSNPPQVDLEKLQKQHFHLQRMKKEIWEEDRQLRDGLHS is encoded by the coding sequence ATGTCGACCGACCTCAATATTCCCCCAACCGGGCTGTCTCTCCACCTCGGAGATCAGTCCGGTGATCTTTCGTTCAAGCCAAATCAGATCATGAGGTTGAATCTAGTGCAAAGCACCCTCGATGATCTGATTCAGAGCCTACGAAAGGATCAACCGGCTCGAGTCCGGCTGGGAAAACACCCTTCGCTTCACTACGGGGGCAAATCTCAAACGTTCCATGCGTATCCCGAAACACACCGATCTGAGATCTACCATAGCTCGTCCGATAAAGAGACACTGTATTTCACCGGGGTTTTGAGTCATAGTCTAGAAGTTGAAAAGGCTCAAAATGCTACTGCGGCCACCGATCAGGCGCTGGCAGATTTAGAAGAAAAACTCAATGCTCATGAGAGGGGGAAGGAGTCGAAGAAGACTCACATAATCTCACACCCGGATGAGCTAAAGGCTCTACGAGGCAGCAAGTCAGGCTACAAACGTCCAACCACTAAAGTTGAACTGGAGAAAGATCGCTTTCTCAAGACTGCTGCCAATCGCTCCCTCACTGCAAGTCCGGTCTTGGGtgctcccaagtctcccTCTTTCGCAATGACGCCAACATCCGCCCCAACGATGGAGAACAAGGACCGTGTGAGGCTTGAAGCCCTCAAGGTTCCTTTCATTCACCTTCTCGCCGTTCGTGCCGTATCAGCCAAGTTTCTGGCCCGCCAAACCCGCACCACCGTCGAAGATTGCACCGCCCTCGGCGAGAAATTCGGCGTCGTGAACCGAATCAACCCCGAGAAATACAACCTCAAGGACAAGGTCTACAAAGATCTTGATGTGTTTGGGTTCAATTACACCGAGGAGGACCGAAAAGAAGCCATTGAGAATTCAATTTCTGCCTTCGATCGTATGCGCATCTCTCGATCCGACAAACTTTGGCAAACTCTTCTTCCAAAAGCGGAACGAGGCAAGGGAAAGTGCCTTTCACGTTTGAACCTTCGTACCGGCCCACCCCAGAAATCTGCCGCCCCACTCGCCAAAGCCAACGGGGAGGACTCGGGCAAGGACATTGAGACCGACCGCGCCAAGGGGCCCGCGTCTGCTACCAAGACCATTTCGACCGCGCAAAAGGCTCGTGACAAGGACCCGATCAAGCGACCCGCCAAACCCAAGAACACCAACAGTACCCTTACCGGACGGGTGACGAAGAAGACTGGTGGGAAGGCCCCAGTCAAAGTGGACGGCAAGATCAAGTCCGCGGAATTCGTCCACAGTTcggatgaagacgatgatACCAATCTGCTCGAGACCGGCCCTGCCGCTCCCGCGCCCAAGCAGCAACCGAAGGATCACAAGCGGACTCCATCCAATTCAAAGCCTCCAGCACCGAAGATCAAGGCACCAGTTAAGCCTCGCACCACGGAGACTACTTCTGTCCCATCTGCTCCTGTTCCCAAGGCTAAACCTGAGGCATTGAAGCCTAAGCTTGAACCCTCCAAAGCACTCGCGAAGGTGACAGCTTCGAAGCGTCCTCCCTCACGACCCTCTACTTCGCCACAGAAGCCGTCACCACTCGGTTCCTCTCCCCCTGCCAATGTTCTCGATGCCACCAGCAGCAACCGTAGCCGAGCTGACATTCAGAGCCAATCATCCggctcatcctcgtcttcgccTCTCATCTCCCAGCTGGCTAAACCCAGCAAGGTGGGGCGTGCGGCCCCAGCGGCTGCCCGAGCTACCAAAACTACTTCCCAGACCAACGGTATCACGAAGAATGTCTCCACTACCGCCAACCCACTGAAGCGCAAAGCCGAATCCGAGCAATCGTCCATGCCCCAGGCAGGACGTCCGACTGGAAACTTGGAAGCCAAGCGGCGCCGAGCGGTCAGCTCCTCTAGCGGCGGCAGCACCGGCAGTGCATCTCCATCGATGAGCTACGAGATTCTGAGACAGCAGCTGCGGGAGAAGTCTCAGAAATTCAAGAACTTTTACGCCAAGTACCGCAACTTGTATGACTCCCTTGCAGCACTCTCCAACCCGCCCCAAGTGGACCTTGAAAAGCTGCAAAAGCAGCACTTTCATCTGCAGCGCATGAAGAAAGAAATCTGGGAGGAAGACCGGCAGCTTCGTGATGGCCTTCATTCGTAA